CGTTTCGAAGGAAACTTCTTCGCCTGAGGCCACTTGCGCAGCGCTTGCAAATAAACAAGAAGCTCTTGATATTCACTGTCAGAAAGCGTGGTGGCCTTCATCAGTTCCACCTCATCACGATGTCGGTCGCGTAGCCAGACCACGCGGTCAAACGTTTGATCACGCCACGCCTTTGCTTCCTGTGAAAGTTCTTCATCCGACAAGGGGGCAAGT
This genomic stretch from Pseudomonas wuhanensis harbors:
- a CDS encoding tail fiber assembly protein, which gives rise to MKRFYSRTTGNTYLAGYHISLPEDAVEIDDERYDAVIANPKAGTARAHDDEGLPVLVELAPLSDEELSQEAKAWRDQTFDRVVWLRDRHRDEVELMKATTLSDSEYQELLVYLQALRKWPQAKKFPSKRSRPKRPAWLAD